In the Arachis ipaensis cultivar K30076 chromosome B10, Araip1.1, whole genome shotgun sequence genome, one interval contains:
- the LOC107622983 gene encoding chaperone protein ClpB4, mitochondrial: MATRRTKPLLAAAVTAARTSRSRNLLSRCRSASAFPHAHATTPSICWPRTIDTLDAGNVASAKFLSLSFTRGFHASRPSFSSTASSQITQTEFTEMAWEGIVGAVDAARESKQQVVETEHLMKALLEQKDGLARRIFTKAGLDNTSVLQATDDFIAQQPKVMGDTTGPVVGSHFGSLLDNARKHKKEMGDEYVSVEHFLLAFSSDKRFGQQLFKNLHLSEKALKDAVQAVRGSQRVTDQNPEGKYQALEKYGNDLTELARRGKLDPVIGRDDEIRRCIQILSRRTKNNPVIIGEPGVGKTAIAEGLAQRIVRGDVPEPLMNRKLISLDMGSLVAGAKFRGDFEERLKAVLKEVTASNGQIILFIDEIHTVVGAGATSGAMDAGNLLKPMLGRGELRCIGATTLNEYRKYIEKDPALERRFQQVFCSQPSVEDTISILRGLRERYELHHGVKISDSALVSAAVLADRYITERFLPDKAIDLVDEAAAKLKMEITSKPTELDEIDRAVLKLEMEKLSLKNDTDKASKERLSKLEHDLSLLKQKQKELTEQWDSEKVLMTKIRSIKEEIDRVNLEMEAAERDYDLNRAAELKYGTLMSLQRQLEEAENNLTNFRKSGQSLLREEVTDLDITEIVSKWTGIPLSNLQQTEREKLVMLEQVLHKRVVGQDIAVKSVADAIRRSRAGLSDPNRPIASFMFMGPTGVGKTELAKALAGYLFNTENALVRIDMSEYMEKHAVSRLVGAPPGYVGYEEGGQLTEVVRRRPYCVVLFDEIEKAHHDVFNILLQLLDDGRITDSQGRTVSFTNCVVIMTSNIGSHYILETLRSTQEDKHAVYEQMKKQVVELARQTFRPEFMNRIDEYIVFQPLDSQQISNIVELQMERVKGRLKQKKIDLHFTKEAVELLGVLGFDPNFGARPVKRVIQQLVENEIAMGVLRGDFKEEDSIIVDADMSPSAKDRPGLDRLLVRKLDSPVAAAAMVAND; encoded by the exons ATGGCAACAAGAAGAACCAAGCCCCTTCTCGCCGCCGCCGTAACCGCCGCCAGAACCTCTCGCAGCCGCAACCTACTATCTCGATGTCGCTCCGCCTCAGCCTTCCCTCATGCTCATGCCACCACTCCTTCAATCTGTTGGCCTCGTACCATCGACACTCTCGACGCCGGCAATGTGGCCTCCGCCAAGTTCCTGTCCCTCTCTTTCACTCGCGGGTTCCATGCCTCTCGTCCCTCCTTCAGCTCCACAGCAAGCTCTCAG ATAACACAGACAGAATTCACTGAAATGGCATGGGAGGGAATTGTTGGTGCTGTCGATGCTGCACGAGAGAGTAAACAGCAAGTGGTGGAAACTGAGCACTTAATGAAAGCTCTATTGGAGCAAAAAGATGGTTTGGCTCGAAGGATATTTACCAAGGCCGGATTGGACAACACATCTGTTCTACAGGCCACTGATGATTTCATCGCTCAGCAGCCAAAG GTTATGGGTGACACGACAGGTCCTGTTGTGGGTTCACATTTTGGTTCTCTCTTGGACAATGCTCGAAAGCACAAGAAAGAAATGGGTGATGAATATGTATCTGTGGAGCATTTTTTGCTGGCCTTTTCTTCAGATAAGAGATTTGGGCAACAATTATTTAAGAATCTTCATCTTAGCGAGAAGGCTTTGAAGGATGCTGTACAAGCTGTTCGTGGAAGTCAAAGAGTGACTGATCAAA ATCCCGAGGGAAAATATCAAGCACTGGAGAAGTATGGAAATGACCTGACTGAACTTGCTAGGCGTGGGAAGCTTGATCCTGTCATAGGTCGAGATGATGAAATTCGACGCTGTATACAGATATTGTCGAGGAGAACAAAAAACAATCCAGTTATTATTGGTGAACCTGGAGTGGGGAAAACTGCAATTGCTGAAGG ATTAGCTCAACGAATAGTACGTGGAGATGTTCCCGAACCATTGATGAACCGCAAG TTGATCTCCCTTGATATGGGTTCATTGGTTGCTGGTGCCAAGTTTCGTGGAGATTTTGAAGAACGGCTGAAAGCTGTCCTTAAGGAAGTTACTGCATCAAATGGACAAATCATTTTGTTTATTGATGAAATTCATACAGTTGTTGGTGCAG GGGCTACTAGTGGTGCAATGGATGCTGGAAACTTGTTGAAACCAATGCTTGGACGAGGTGAACTTCGATGTATAGGAGCAACTACGTTGAATGAATACAGAAAGTACATTGAGAAGGATCCTGCACTTGAGCGTAGATTTCAACAAGTGTTTTGCAGTCAACCCTCTGTTGAGGATACAATATCCATTCTTCGTGGGTTGCGTGAGCGGTATGAGTTGCATCATGGAGTCAAAATATCAGATAGTGCGCTTGTTTCAGCAGCAGTTCTTGCAGATCGATATATCACTGAACGCTTCCTACCTGACAAAG CCATTGATCTTGTTGATGAAGCTGCTGCGAAGCTGAAGATGGAGATCACCTCTAAGCCGACAGAATTGGATGAGATAGATAGAGCAGTCTTGAAATTGGAGATGGAAAAACTCTCTCTGAAAAATGACACTGATAAAGCATCTAAAGAAAGATTGAGCAAGCTTGAACATGATTTGAGTTTGCTTAAACAGAAACAAAAAGAATTAACAGAGCAGTGGGACAGTGAAAAGGTTTTAATGACTAAGATAAGATCAATCAAAGAGGAG ATTGACCGGGTTAACCTAGAGATGGAAGCTGCTGAGCGTGATTATGATCTGAACCGTGCTGCTGAGCTTAAGTATGGAACTCTGATGTCTCTTCAACGTCAACTAGAAGAAGCTGAAAACAACCTCACTAACTTTCGAAAGTCTGGACAATCATTACTTAGGGAAGAGGTCACTGACCTTGATATTACTGAGATTGTAAGCAAATGGACTGGTATACCATTATCAAATCTCCAACAGACAGAGAGGGAAAAGTTGGTCATGTTGGAGCAGGTTCTTCATAAGAGGGTAGTTGGTCAGGATATTGCTGTAAAATCTGTGGCTGATGCAATTCGTCGTTCAAGAGCTGGGTTGTCTGACCCTAATCGGCCAATTGCGAGCTTCATGTTCATGGGCCCAACTGGTGTTGGCAAAACCGAGCTTGCCAAGGCTTTGGCTGGTTACTTGTTTAACACAGAAAATGCTCTTGTTAGAATTGATATGAGTGAGTACATGGAGAAGCATGCTGTTTCACGTTTAGTTGGGGCCCCACCTGGTTATGTTGGTTATGAAGAGGGTGGCCAGCTAACTGAAGTGGTCCGGAGAAGACCCTACTGCGTGGTCCTATTTGATGAAATAGAGAAGGCACACCATGATGTTTTCAATATCTTGCTGCAGTTGTTGGATGATGGAAGGATTACCGATTCTCAAGGACGGACCGTTAGCTTCACGAACTGTGTAGTGATTATGACTTCAAACATTGGCTCACATTACATACTTGAGACCCTCCGTAGTACACAAGAGGACAAACATGCAGTTTATGAACAGATGAAAAAACAAGTTGTTGAGCTGGCCAGGCAAACATTTCGTCCAGAGTTCATGAATCGCATTGATGAATATATTGTTTTCCAACCTCTGGATTCCCAACAAATTAGCAACATAGTGGAGCTTCAG ATGGAACGAGTGAAGGGCAGACTCAAGCAGAAGAAAATTGATCTTCACTTCACAAAAGAAGCTGTGGAGCTTCTTGGGGTATTGGGTTTTGATCCAAATTTCGGGGCAAGACCAGTTAAAAGAGTGATACAACAACTGGTTGAGAATGAAATTGCAATGGGAGTTCTAAGGGGAGACTTCAAAGAAGAGGACTCGATCATTGTTGATGCTGACATGTCTCCGTCAGCCAAGGACCGTCCTGGCCTCGATAGACTGCTTGTTAGGAAGCTGGACAGTCCTGTTGCTGCTGCTGCCATGGTTGCCAATGACTAG